The sequence TCGGCTACTTCTAAAGTAGTCAACCAAGGAATATCCTCTTTTGTGACATAGGCAGCGACAACGACAAGAGGACCAAAGTAACTTCCATTTCCTACTTCATCACTACCAATTAAAGAGAGTTGGGATAGAGAAGAAGAGGAAGGCTCTTTTTCTTCTTTTTCTTCTTTTTGCCAACGATAATATTCTTGTTCCGCATTTTTTCCTTGAAAAAGAATTTTCCCACTTTGATAAGCAGTAATTCTTGTTCCTTGATATTGAGCAGCCCAATCCGCATGAGGAGGAGGAGTGATGCAATACTTTTGATAAAAAGTTTGCAGTTCCTTATTCTCTTTTTTTAATAATGTATAGTGACTCATATCATTCCTCCTTTTTTCTTTTATTTTATCATAGGATGAATCATGGTCTATAATATGATAGAATAAGGTGGTTATAAGGAGGGAAAGAAGATGCGTTTTTGTTTTACCATTCGAGATCAAAAATTTTATGTGCAAACCGAAGAAAATCAAGAGCAATTAGAGGCGATACAGCATCGATACGCTGAATGGAGTGAACGTTGCTCTTCTTTATCAACTTATCAATCTGCGATTGCAATTGCTATAAATGCTCTTTCGGACCAATTAAAATTAGAAAAAGAAGTCGCTGCTTTGAAAAAAGAAAATGAAGCATTACAAAAGAAGTTGGACCAATGGGAAAAAAGTCCAGAATATAATACTTTATTAACTCAAATTCAAAAAAAGATGGAACAAGATTTATCTGTAGC comes from Catellicoccus marimammalium M35/04/3 and encodes:
- the zapA gene encoding cell division protein ZapA; the encoded protein is MRFCFTIRDQKFYVQTEENQEQLEAIQHRYAEWSERCSSLSTYQSAIAIAINALSDQLKLEKEVAALKKENEALQKKLDQWEKSPEYNTLLTQIQKKMEQDLSVAMAKEDEQAVCQKQQLLNQVHKAKIKQKKRRK